A single Amphiura filiformis chromosome 8, Afil_fr2py, whole genome shotgun sequence DNA region contains:
- the LOC140159045 gene encoding tyrosyl-DNA phosphodiesterase 2-like, giving the protein MANSDIDFSGNDLQYSACVEFCSVTGLLIEEGDIGLAQFYLEDSGWNVNIAIQKYRQGQSDAHLIEEPDSVPDPAAKRPKTSDASSAPHPAGAPSASVGTPFAGAPSASAGAPSAAGRKPASTKSTSASKSSSGTPSQQKFRLITWNIDGLDSMEHTLQERTMAVCDAVKLYVPDVVYLQEVIPLSCGLISSSLPDYKLIVGGQQDYFTAVLLKKTTVQHLSDDIEPFPGTVMQRKIQTVQVKCAGADLTLMCSHLESTKDFATERVKQLKIAFERMKTAAVHNAVIFGGDLNLRDPEVVKAGGLPSGVSDIWQLSGAPPDAKFTWDTSQNDNLRLPFKVKCRFDRLYLRQAYGSGPKVVPERFSLIGKKRLPGCRRFPSDHWGKVCDFKVEEETK; this is encoded by the exons ATGGCGAACAGCGATATTGATTTTTCAGGAAATGATCTGCAATATTCGGCTTGCGTCGAATTCTGCAGTGTGACAGGACTGCTGATAGAGGAGGGAGACATAGGCTTAGCTCAGTTTTATCTGGAGGACTCAGGATGGAATGTCAAT ATAGCCATTCAGAAGTATAGACAGGGGCAATCAGATGCACACTTGATTGAGGAACCAGATTCTGTACCAGACCCGGCAGCAAAGAGGCCAAAGACAAG TGATGCATCCTCTGCACCCCACCCTGCGGGAGCGCCATCTGCATCTGTGGGAACACCATTTGCGGGAGCACCATCTGCATCTGCAGGAGCACCATCTGCAGCTGGTAGGAAGCCAGCATCAACCAAGAGTACCAGTGCCTCCAAATCATCTTCAGGGACACCAAGCCAACAAAAGTTCAGATTGATCACATGGAATATAGATGGCTTAGATTCAATGGAGCACACATTACAGGAACGCACTATGGCAGTGTGTGATGCAGTGAAACT GTATGTACCTGATGTAGTGTACCTTCAAGAAGTTATTCCTCTCTCATGTGGCCTTATAAGTTCATCTCTTCCAGATTACAAACTCATTGTTGGTGGTCAACAGGACTATTTTACAGCAGTCCTACTGAAAAAAACAACGGTGCAGCACTTGTCTGATGACATAGAACCATTTCCTGGAACTGTAATGCAGCGTAAAATTCAAACTGTCCAG GTGAAATGTGCTGGTGCAGATCTAACTTTAATGTGCTCACATCTGGAAAGTACTAAAGACTTTGCCACAGAAAGAGTTAAACAACTCAAAATTGCTTTTGAACGCATGAAAACAGCAGCGGTACACAACGCTGTCATATTTGGTGGCGATCTCAACCTACGGGATCCTGAG GTTGTAAAGGCAGGTGGCCTTCCTAGTGGAGTATCGGACATCTGGCAACTCAGTGGTGCACCTCCTGATGCCAAATTTACGTGGGACACATCACAGAATGACAATCTCAGGTTACCGTTCAAAGTCAAATGTCGCTTTGATAGACTGTATTTAAGACAGGCTTATGGTTCAGGACCGAAAGTTGTTCCAGAAAGGTTTTCACTCATCGGCAAGAAACGTTTGCCGGGTTGCCGTAGATTTCCCAGTGATCACTGGGGAAAAGTATGCGATTTTAAAGTGGAAGAAGAAACCAAATAG